In the genome of Streptomyces sp. SAI-127, the window GCCGTGAACTCCTCCTGACCTCCCCGCAGGAGGAGACCGGCGCGGGTGAACTCCGGGGCGTCGGCCTGCGCCGCGACGTACGGGATCGCGATGCAGCGCATCCCGGCGGCGTGCGCGGCGGCGGCGCCCGGGGCGGCGTCCTCCAGGACCACACAGTCGGCCGGGTCGGCACCGAGCCGGCGGGCCGCCTCCAGGAAGACGTCCGGCGCGGGCTTGCCGTGGGCGACCTCGTCGGCCGAGACGGCCGTACGGAGATACGCGTCGAGGCCCGTCCCCGCCAGGATCGCGTCGATGGCCTGCGGAGAGGACCCCGAGGCCACCGCCATCGGCACGCCCTCGCCGGCGAGCAGCTCCACGAACTTGCGCATCTCGGGGTACGCGCGTGTGGCGGTGCGGGCCAGCTCCAGATAGCGCCGGTTCTTGTCCGCGAGGAGCTCCGGCACGGACGCCCGCAGCCGGTACAGCGACTTCCACCGCGTGACCGTCTCCTGCGTGCTGATCCCGACGTACCGCTCGTGGTCGGTCCAGGTGAAGTCCGGGACGCCGTGCTCGGCGAGGGTCTGCCGACCCGCTTCGTAGTAGTTCGGCTCGCTGTCCACGAGCGTTCCGTCGAGATCGAAGATGACCGATATGCCGCTGAGCCTGCTCATGGCCCCCAGGATGTCAAAGATCAACTCCGGGCAGCGCGCCCGACCGACTCCACCAGCGGCAGCAGCCGGTACGCGACCCGCTCCCGCAGCGCCACCTCGGTACGCGTCCGCACCACTCCCGGCAGGCTGATCACCTTCTGGATCACGTCCTCCAGATGCGCGTTGTCCCGCGCCACGACCCGCGTCAGCAGATCCCCGCCGCCCGCGATCGAGAACGCCTCGACGATCTCCGGCACGGCGGCCAGCGCGTCCCCCACGTCGTCGAGCCGCCCCTGGGTCACCTCGATGTGCACGAACGCCAGCACCGGATGACCGAGCGCGCCGGGCGACAGCGAGGGCCCCGTACCGGTGATCACGCCGTCCCGCTCCAGCCGGTCGAGCCGCGCCTGCAAGGTGCCCCGCGCGATGCCGAGAATCCGCGCGTACTCCCGCACGCTCGTCCGCGGCCGCTCCAGCAGCAGCCGGAGGATGCGGGTGTCGAGCTCGTCCACGGCCATGACGTACGGCCTCCTCGTCCCTGGTCCGTTGGCCCGCCGGTGGACGCTCCAGGACCGCTTTCACTGTGCCGATGGCCCAGCATATTCGACCTCACTTGAGCCGACAGCGGCGAGGATGCTGCAATGAGCCCGTCGATGGCGCTGCGGACCCCGCGGCGCCTTTTCCATGCCGGTGTCGAGCCGGTGTCCAGGACTTTCAGGGGGCGGTACGTGCTGAAGAGGGTGTTCATGGCGGCGGACCCGGGCCGGGCCCGGCTGCGCTTCGCCGCGCGGGCGGTGCTCGGCATCGGCCTCGCGGTCCTGGTGTGCGGCCTCGCGGGACACTCGCTTGCCGGTGCCGTCACCGGCGGCCTCGCCGCGCTGCTCGCCCTGTTCACCGTCACGGACGCCACCGTCAGCGGGCAGGCGCTCACCACCGCCCTGCTGCCCGCCGTCGGCCTGCCCGTCCTCGCCGCCGCGGCCGAGCTCCACGACCACCCCGTCGCCCGCGACCTCGTCCTTCTCGCCGTGGTCGGCGCGGGCGTGTACGCCCGGCGCTGGGGCCCGAGCGGGCACAGCCTCGGCGTCTTCGCGTTCATGACCTTCTTCGTGGCGCAGTTCCTGCACGCGACCACCGACCGACTGCCCGAGCTCTACGCCGCCGTCCTGCTGTCCGTGCTCACCGCCGCCGCCGTCCGCTTCGGCCTGTGGTGCTACGAGCGCCGGCTCCCCCCGGCCCCCGTGCCCGCCCCGCCCGCCGGGACCGGCCTGGCCCGCGCGACCACCCGCCAGGCGGTCCAGGCCATGGCCGGCGCGGGTTTCGCCCTCGTCGTCGGCCAGCTGATCTCCGGCCAGCGCTGGTACTGGGCCGTCGGCGCCACCTGGTGGATCTTCGTGAACACCACCTCGCGCGGCGAGACCCTGGTGCGCGGCTTCCGCCGGGTCCTCGGCACCGTGATCGGCATCGGCCTCGGCCTGCTCGTCGCCCTACCGCTGCACGGGGCGGCGGCGCCCACGGCCGCCCTGCTCGCCGTCTGCGTCTTCGGCATCTTCTACACGGCCGCCGTCTCGTACACGTGGATGATGCTCTGGGTCACGCTGCTCGCCGAGCTCCTCTACGGCCTTCTCGGCGTCCTGAACCCCGGACTGCTGGCCCTGCGGTTCGCGGAGACCGGCGTGGGCGCGGTCGGGGCCGTCCTCGCGGTGCTGTTCGTCCTGCCGATCACCACCCACGCGGTCACCGACGCCTGGATCCAGCGCGCCCTGCGCTGCGTCCACGCCTGCACCGCCGAGGCCGCGGCCCGCCTCGCGGGAGTTCCGGGCGCGGACCCGGCCGGCCGTGTGACCGAACTGGAGCAGCTGCTCGGCAGGGTCCGGCTCTCGGTGGCCCCGCTGGTCCACCCCCTCAACCCCATGCCGGCCCGCAAGCGCCGCGCCCGCCGCGTCCTCGCCCTCCTCGACGACTGCGCCCGGGAGATCCGGGGCCTGGTCACCGTCGCGGCCGACCCCGAGGCCTCGCACGACGCCCGCCTGACCGCCGCGTGCCGACGGGTGGAGGCCGCTGTGGAGTCCCTCACGGACGGCACGGACTTCCCGGTGGCGGACCGCCCCCTCGCCGAGGAACCCGCACTGGCCCATCTGCACGGACTGGAAAGGGCGCTCGCTGAGCTGGCCGCGCCCTTGCGCACGCCGACCGGCTCACCGCTGGTGGGAGCCTGAACCCACGCCGGCATGTCCGTGACGTCCCTGTGAAGGTGACCGAGGTTGGTCTAGACCGGTGCTGATCGACTGCTACCGTCGCCCCGGACGGCACCGACCGAGAGGGGACGACTGTGGCAGACGGCGACGGGCGGCGACGGGCCTACATCGGGTCCTTCACGGCGGCGGGAGGCCCCGGCATCGTGACGGCGGCGGTGGCCCCGGACACGGGTGCGTTGAAGGTGCTGAGCGGCCTGAACGGCGTACCCGATCCGTCGTATCTGGCCCTGTCGGCCCGCGGGGACATGCTGTACACGGTCAGCGAGACGGCCCAGGGCGCGGTGGCCGCGTACCGGGTGAACGGCGACCGGCCCGAGCCGGCCGGCCCGCCGGTGCCGGTCGACGGGAACTCGCCCACGCACCTCGCCGTGCACGCCGGACACGTCCTGACCGCCAACTACGGCTCCGGCAGCGTCACCACCGTGCCGCTGCGCGCCGACGGCTCCCTCGCGGCTGCCCACTCCGGCGTGCTGCGCCACACCGGCTCGGGCCCGCACACGCCCCGCCAGCAGAGCCCGCACGCCCACCATGTGCAGCCCGACCCGAGCGGGCGGTGGATCGTCAGCGTCGACCTCGGCACGGACTCCGTGCGGGTGTGCACCCTGACGGACGGCGCGCTCGACGTGCACCGCGAGGTCGCCCTGCGCCCCGGCTCGGGCCCGCGTCACCTGGCCTTCCATCCCGACGGGACCCGTGCCTACGTCCTCAACGAACTCACCCCGACCCTCATCAGCTGCCGCTGGGACGCCGAGGAGGGCTCCCTGAAGCCCCTGAGGGAGATCCCGGTGCTGGCGGGCGCCCCGCAGGGCGACGCCTACCCGTCGGGCGTCGTCACGTCCCCCGACGGCCGTTTCGTGTGGACCGCCACCCGGGGCGAGGACGTCCTGTCCACGTTCGCCGTCGAGGGCGACGACCTGCGGCTGGTCGGCACGGTCATCTGCGGCGGCCGCTGGCCCAGGGCCCTCACGGAGTCCGGCGGATTCCTGTACGTGGCGAACGAGCGCTCCGGCGAGGTGACCTGGTTCGCCGTGGACCCGGCGACCGGCCTGCCCAGGTACGAGGGCTCGATCGAGGTCCCGGCCGCGTCCTGCGTGGTCTTCGACTGATCCACCGCCTGCCACACCGAAGGGCCCGCTCCGATGGATGGAGCGGGCCCTTTCGGTGACGCGGTCGCAGGGGGGGGCGCTCAGCGCACCGGTGCGCCCTGCGCCTGCTGCGGGGCGATGCCCAGCGCGGTCGTGTACTTGGCGAGGACGAGCTTGCCGATCGCCGGGTAGGGGCCGAGCGGCTCGGCGGCGGAGCAGCCGGCCTCCCTGGCCGCCTCCTCGATGACGGCGGGGTCGATCTCCGGCCCTATCAGATACGGCGCGAGCGCCAGCTGCTGCGAACCGGAGGACCGCAGCTGATCGGCGATGGACGCGATCGAGCCGTCCTGGTCGAGCGCCGCCGCCATCACCGGCACGGCGAGACGCGCGGCGAGCAGCATGCCGGTGATCCCGGCCGCCTGCACGGCCTCCTCGCCGCCCACCGCGCCCAGGATGATGCCGTCCGCGGCGGTCGTCACGGCGAACAGGCGAGCGCGGTCGGCGCGGGCCAGCCCGGCCTCCGACAGACGTACGTGCAGCGCCTCGGCGAGCAGCGGGTGCGGGCCCAGCACATCGGTGAGGTCGGCCGCGATCCGGCTGTCCATCACCGCCTGGCGGATCCTGCGCAGCAGCGCGCTGTCCGGACCGGCGAGCAGCGGCACCACGACGGCGACGGGGCCGTCGGGCTCCTTGACGTCCATCCCGGCGGCCTTGGCCTGCTCGTAACGGGCGGTGCGCTCCTCGGCGGCATGGGTCAGGACGGCCTGAAGCGTGGGGAACTCCGAGTCGTCCCCGTCGAGGTACCCGATCCGCGCGTCGAGGCCGGGGAGCTCGGAGCGGGCGATGCTCACGACCTCCTCGGCGAGGCTGCGCGTGGCGGCCGCGGGCGTGCCCGGAACCGCGAGGACGAGCGCGGGCGCGCCCTCGGGAGCCGCCAAAGGCTCGGGTCGGCGGTGCCGCCCGGGCTGGCGAGGTCGCGGCATTCGTACTGGCAGGCCGGACGCGGGCCCAGTGGGGGAGCTCATGGCGACGCATGTTACTGGTTTCCGGGGCTCCCCTGTTCGGGGAGGGTGCAGGTGAGCGGTATCCGTCCGGTTTTGTCTGATGAGTTACGTCCGCTTCAGCCCCTCTTTGGGGTCACGACGTACAACATCGACTCGTCGCTCGGAAGAGTGAGCGAGCCACACGCCAGATCTGAGGCGATCTGTACGGATCCCTCCAACGGTCCGCCCGCCGCCGCGACCTGCCGTGCGTGCGGCAGTCGCCGCTTCAGCTCCGCCTCCAGCGGTACGACGAGGGCGGCACCCATCCTGAACAAGCCACCGGTGAGGCTGACATACGCCTCGCCCTGAGCCGGACAGACCGCGGCCGTCGAGTCCGCCATGTGCCGGGCCGCCTCGCGCAGGATCCTCCCGGCGACCGGGTCGCTCCCGGCGCAGGCCGCCACTTGGGGCGCGAAGGAGGCGAGCACGGCGGGCCGGTCCGTACGCGGGTACACCCTGCCGGGCAGCTCCCGCACCGGTCCGAACGACTCCTCGGCCAGCGCCAGCAGAGCGGCCGAGCCCCCGGACCGCCCGTCGTGGGCCCGCAGCGCGGCCTCCAGCCCGGCCCGCCCGATCCACGCGCCGCCCCCGCAGTCGCCCAGCAGATGACCCCAGCCGTCCGCCCGGCGCCAGGACTCGAGGTCGGTGCCGATCGCGATGAGACCGGTACCGGCCGCGACGACCGCACCCGGGCGCGGACCGAGAGCGCCGGTGTACGCCGTCACCGCGTCCGCGACGAGCGCGACGGTCCGGACCCCGAACTCCCTTTCCAGCGCGCTGGGAAGCTCGGCCCGCAGCGCATCACCCAGGGTCGCGAGACCGGCCGCCCCGACGACGGCGGTGTCCAGTCCGGTCAATCCCGCCTCGGGCAGCAGCGCCCGGACCATGGGCGTCAGTTGCTCCATCAGGTGCCCCGGGTCGATCCCGCGCGCACCCGTCCGCACGGGCACCCGGGACTCCCGCGGGGCCGTGGTCCCCCGGCCGGGCGTGCCGACGACGACCCGCAGGCCGGAGCCGCCGGAGTCGACGGCGAGAAACCCTTCCCCCGTACCGGTCCCGTCAAGTGACAAGCTCCCCGCCTTCCCGGTGATGCGGCATCCATGTACGAGACTGTGCTTGGCCCCCGGTGCCTGCCAGTAGAGTGACACGCCGTGGCACCACGACCCTTGCACGAACTTGTTGAAGCAGGCTGGGCGAAGGCTCTCGAGCCTGCCGCCGAACGCATCGCCGCCATGGGGGACTTCCTCCGGGCCGAGATAGCGGCGGGCCGTACCTACCTGCCGGCCGGGGCGAATGTCCTGCGGGCCTTCCAGCAGCCCTTCGACGACGTCCGCGTTCTGATCGTCGGTCAGGACCCGTACCCGACGCCGGGGATGGCGATCGGGTTGAGTTTCGCGGTCTCGCCCGAGGTGCGTTCCCTGCCGGGCAGCCTGGAGAACATCTTCCGGGAGATGCACTCCGACCTGGGGCTGGCCCGGCCGTCGAACGGCGATCTGACGCCGTGGGCCGAACAGGGTGTGCTGCTGCTCAACAGGGCGTTGACGACGGCCCCGCGCAAGCCGGGCGCGCACCGCGGCCAGGGCTGGGAGGAGGTCACCGAGCAGGCCATCCGGGCGCTTGCCGCTCGAGGGAAGCCGCTGGTATCGATCCTGTGGGGGCGCGACGCGCGTAATCTGCGGCCTCTCCTGGGGGACCTTCCGGCAATTGAGTCCGCTCATCCCTCGCCGATGTCGGCGGACCGCGGATTCTTCGGCTCGCGTCCGTTCAGCCGGGCCAACGATCTGCTGCTGCGGCAGGGCGCCCAGCCGGTGGACTGGCGACTGCCGTAGGCCCCCTCCACCGCGCGGTGGAAGGGGCCGGGCCGCTGTCTCGTGACCGCGGGCGTCGCGGTCACCGCGATCAGGCCACCGTGAATCCGTCGAACGTGGCGATGCCCCGTCCGTCGGTCCAGCCGTTGGCCGCGGTCATGAAGACCCCGACGTCCTGTGCGGCGGCCGCGCCTCCCGGCGTGGCAGTGCCCACCGTCGTCCAGTTGACGCCGTCCGTGCTGGCCTCACCGGTGTACGAGGAGCCGGACCGGGTCAGCCGCAGCCGCACCGGCGCGGTGAAGGAGCCCGACAGTTCGATCGAGTCGAAACGGCCGTCACCGTCCGCGTCCCAGCTCAACGCGCAGCCGTTGGACGGTGTGATCGCCAGGTTCACATAGCCCGCGGTCCCCTGCGTGCCCAGGTCGTTGCGGACGATGAGGCCCGCCCGTGCCCAGCCCCCGGACGCGTCCTGGGACGTGACCGTGACCTGGGCCACCGTCCCGTCGCCGTACGCGCCCGCCCGGTACACCGCCCCGAACTCGTTGGTGGCGCCCCACAGGTCGGCCCCCGCGCCCTCGACGGCGATCTCGTCGCCGGCCTGGCCGAACACCGCGTCGTTGAAGGAGACCGTGCGGTACGGGTCGCCGACCCCGGCCGCGGCCATCAGCCGTACCGGCGCCACCACCTTTCCGCCACCCGCGTACACCGCCGCCGCGACGACCCGGCCGACCAGTTCCGTGGGCGCACCCGCCAGAGAGACCTCGAAGCGAGCGGCGAAGGTTTCGCCGGATGCCACCGACGCCGTGCCCACCGGATCGAGCGGCTTCACCGTCATGCCCTCGGGGGCGGTGACGGAGAGGGTCACGCCGCGGGCCGCCGTGAACCCGTTCCTGTTGGTGAACGTGACCGTCACCGTCGCGGGCGTGCCCTCGGCCACCGCTCCCCGGTCGACACCCGCCGTGAGGGCCGCCTGGTAGGGAGTGGCGGTGAGCAGGTCGCGCACGCTGCGGGCCAGGGCGTACGGGGAGCCGTGGGGATCGGTCGGGTACGTCTCGTGCGCGTGTGCCCAGCGGTCCTCCAGGGCGAACCAGTCGATCGTCGACGGGTCCTTTCCCGTGGTGAGCGCGTCGAAGTACGTCTGCCAGCGGGTGCGGTACAGGCCGCCGACCAGTCCGGACCACTCCCGGTTCGCATAGTCGTGCAGGCCTTCTTCGCTGC includes:
- a CDS encoding HAD family phosphatase, with protein sequence MSRLSGISVIFDLDGTLVDSEPNYYEAGRQTLAEHGVPDFTWTDHERYVGISTQETVTRWKSLYRLRASVPELLADKNRRYLELARTATRAYPEMRKFVELLAGEGVPMAVASGSSPQAIDAILAGTGLDAYLRTAVSADEVAHGKPAPDVFLEAARRLGADPADCVVLEDAAPGAAAAHAAGMRCIAIPYVAAQADAPEFTRAGLLLRGGQEEFTARAAHDWLVRSRS
- a CDS encoding Lrp/AsnC family transcriptional regulator translates to MAVDELDTRILRLLLERPRTSVREYARILGIARGTLQARLDRLERDGVITGTGPSLSPGALGHPVLAFVHIEVTQGRLDDVGDALAAVPEIVEAFSIAGGGDLLTRVVARDNAHLEDVIQKVISLPGVVRTRTEVALRERVAYRLLPLVESVGRAARS
- a CDS encoding FUSC family protein is translated as MLKRVFMAADPGRARLRFAARAVLGIGLAVLVCGLAGHSLAGAVTGGLAALLALFTVTDATVSGQALTTALLPAVGLPVLAAAAELHDHPVARDLVLLAVVGAGVYARRWGPSGHSLGVFAFMTFFVAQFLHATTDRLPELYAAVLLSVLTAAAVRFGLWCYERRLPPAPVPAPPAGTGLARATTRQAVQAMAGAGFALVVGQLISGQRWYWAVGATWWIFVNTTSRGETLVRGFRRVLGTVIGIGLGLLVALPLHGAAAPTAALLAVCVFGIFYTAAVSYTWMMLWVTLLAELLYGLLGVLNPGLLALRFAETGVGAVGAVLAVLFVLPITTHAVTDAWIQRALRCVHACTAEAAARLAGVPGADPAGRVTELEQLLGRVRLSVAPLVHPLNPMPARKRRARRVLALLDDCAREIRGLVTVAADPEASHDARLTAACRRVEAAVESLTDGTDFPVADRPLAEEPALAHLHGLERALAELAAPLRTPTGSPLVGA
- a CDS encoding lactonase family protein; translation: MADGDGRRRAYIGSFTAAGGPGIVTAAVAPDTGALKVLSGLNGVPDPSYLALSARGDMLYTVSETAQGAVAAYRVNGDRPEPAGPPVPVDGNSPTHLAVHAGHVLTANYGSGSVTTVPLRADGSLAAAHSGVLRHTGSGPHTPRQQSPHAHHVQPDPSGRWIVSVDLGTDSVRVCTLTDGALDVHREVALRPGSGPRHLAFHPDGTRAYVLNELTPTLISCRWDAEEGSLKPLREIPVLAGAPQGDAYPSGVVTSPDGRFVWTATRGEDVLSTFAVEGDDLRLVGTVICGGRWPRALTESGGFLYVANERSGEVTWFAVDPATGLPRYEGSIEVPAASCVVFD
- a CDS encoding BadF/BadG/BcrA/BcrD ATPase family protein, translated to MSLDGTGTGEGFLAVDSGGSGLRVVVGTPGRGTTAPRESRVPVRTGARGIDPGHLMEQLTPMVRALLPEAGLTGLDTAVVGAAGLATLGDALRAELPSALEREFGVRTVALVADAVTAYTGALGPRPGAVVAAGTGLIAIGTDLESWRRADGWGHLLGDCGGGAWIGRAGLEAALRAHDGRSGGSAALLALAEESFGPVRELPGRVYPRTDRPAVLASFAPQVAACAGSDPVAGRILREAARHMADSTAAVCPAQGEAYVSLTGGLFRMGAALVVPLEAELKRRLPHARQVAAAGGPLEGSVQIASDLACGSLTLPSDESMLYVVTPKRG
- a CDS encoding uracil-DNA glycosylase → MAPRPLHELVEAGWAKALEPAAERIAAMGDFLRAEIAAGRTYLPAGANVLRAFQQPFDDVRVLIVGQDPYPTPGMAIGLSFAVSPEVRSLPGSLENIFREMHSDLGLARPSNGDLTPWAEQGVLLLNRALTTAPRKPGAHRGQGWEEVTEQAIRALAARGKPLVSILWGRDARNLRPLLGDLPAIESAHPSPMSADRGFFGSRPFSRANDLLLRQGAQPVDWRLP